From a region of the Marinomonas mediterranea MMB-1 genome:
- a CDS encoding PA0069 family radical SAM protein — protein MSSDLKTFIKGRGSNSNITGRFEKTQSHLEDEYAYEATYEAQIHTEVRYEQAKSLITSNTSPDVPFRLSVNPYRGCEHGCIYCFARPSHAYIDLSPGLDFETKLTAKINAPNVFERELCNIRYQCQPIALGINTDAYQPIEKQLNITRSLLEIAYQYKQPISLITKSALITRDLSLLEKMAAENLVQVAISITTLDNDLKRILEPRTASGHTRLNLVKALSERRIPTTVLAAPVIPFVNDHELESIVHQSAEAGAQSAHYIMLRLPHEVAPLFTDWLHTHLPDRAEHVLSRIKDMRGGQLYDSQFGKRMTGEGIYADLIRQRFHLAIKKTGLSGERMLPLDCSLFRIPPKSGDQLSLI, from the coding sequence ATGTCATCCGATTTAAAAACCTTCATTAAAGGCCGAGGCTCAAACAGCAACATCACAGGTCGCTTTGAGAAGACACAGTCTCATTTGGAAGACGAGTACGCCTATGAAGCCACATATGAAGCGCAAATTCATACAGAAGTACGATACGAACAAGCCAAAAGCTTAATTACGTCGAACACCTCGCCTGATGTGCCTTTTAGGTTGTCCGTTAACCCCTATCGAGGTTGCGAGCATGGTTGTATTTATTGTTTTGCACGTCCTTCCCATGCCTATATCGATTTGTCTCCAGGCTTGGATTTCGAGACTAAACTAACCGCAAAAATAAACGCACCAAATGTCTTCGAGCGAGAGCTTTGTAATATCCGCTATCAATGTCAGCCCATTGCATTGGGCATTAACACCGACGCCTATCAGCCTATCGAAAAGCAGCTTAACATTACTCGATCTTTGCTGGAAATTGCCTACCAATACAAACAACCCATATCACTAATTACTAAAAGCGCTTTAATTACGAGGGACTTGTCATTATTAGAAAAAATGGCGGCTGAAAACTTGGTGCAGGTTGCAATCAGCATTACCACTCTAGACAACGACCTAAAACGAATACTCGAACCCAGAACGGCATCTGGTCATACTCGTCTAAACCTAGTCAAAGCGCTTTCAGAGCGCCGAATTCCAACCACAGTACTTGCCGCACCCGTCATCCCTTTCGTTAACGACCACGAGCTCGAATCCATTGTTCATCAAAGCGCTGAGGCTGGCGCACAGAGTGCGCACTATATAATGTTGAGATTACCTCATGAAGTCGCTCCGCTTTTCACAGACTGGCTGCATACTCACTTACCAGACCGAGCTGAGCACGTTCTCAGCCGTATAAAAGACATGCGTGGAGGTCAGCTTTATGACAGTCAATTTGGTAAACGCATGACAGGTGAAGGAATCTATGCGGACTTAATACGACAACGATTTCACCTCGCAATAAAGAAAACAGGGCTCTCAGGCGAACGAATGTTACCGTTGGATTGTTCCTTGTTTCGTATTCCGCCAAAGAGTGGGGATCAACTCTCATTAATCTAA
- a CDS encoding methyl-accepting chemotaxis protein, producing the protein MNIKNKLIVAFTIAILLPSVFICVITAQLATKSALKSFEKSSEQTVTAVERSFSLFMDDIKHVVDFLVANKTVNDPNAQPLTTYFEKKGKAPQEVSVIKGGRERDLFQLFEAIGTTNPNFVYIYAGDSTDGYMEWPGTYGYSEWHPKSRPWYQLAEKKRDQTLLRESYYWEPDDAIYISAVRSYNKGNVFGGVVAVDVSIKTLTDMAAKTKLGENGTVMVIENTGKILVDVLNPENGFKSITELDAEAYKKIANTSSGVVEVRLNDTDYYANVMVSPNLDWKFVGIVPKKEILATTTDLITTTVIVSIVLLLVLLSLAYVMAKRIVKPIESVSGHLQVIAEGEGDLTARIETDSKDETGVLSNWFNQFIQSTCTLILSIKQSTVRMDSVATEMASKAQEVANSTSVQLESIDQIASAGKEMVVAANEAAENCENTARFSDQGLETTLSGKKLIEGSSQGVHRLGDKLKESNVVISELEKETGNINQILSTIQDIAEQTNLLALNAAIEAARAGEQGRGFAVVADEVRGLAKRTQDSTEQIASILGLLSDRTKEASSAMVSSLTESESAIELSTQALDAFDQIEEVVKQMRDMTMQTAASAEEQRLVTEGINENILSISESANTISSLSEDVAELSQQQDGLSRDINTMVSKFKTE; encoded by the coding sequence TTTTTTGGTTGCCAATAAAACGGTCAACGACCCAAATGCACAGCCATTAACTACTTATTTTGAGAAAAAGGGAAAAGCTCCTCAAGAGGTTTCTGTTATCAAAGGGGGGAGAGAGCGTGATCTCTTCCAACTGTTTGAAGCCATTGGAACAACCAATCCAAACTTTGTTTATATTTATGCGGGTGACAGTACGGATGGTTATATGGAGTGGCCAGGCACTTATGGTTATTCGGAATGGCACCCTAAGAGTAGGCCTTGGTATCAATTAGCTGAGAAAAAGCGAGATCAAACGCTATTGCGAGAATCCTATTACTGGGAACCTGATGATGCGATTTATATTTCCGCAGTTCGTTCGTATAACAAGGGCAATGTTTTTGGTGGTGTCGTCGCGGTTGATGTTTCGATCAAAACGTTGACGGATATGGCCGCTAAGACGAAGCTTGGTGAAAACGGCACGGTCATGGTGATTGAGAACACGGGGAAAATCTTGGTCGATGTCTTAAATCCAGAAAATGGCTTTAAGTCTATTACTGAACTTGATGCAGAGGCGTATAAAAAGATCGCAAACACCTCGTCAGGGGTAGTTGAGGTGCGCTTAAACGACACGGACTATTATGCCAATGTCATGGTGTCTCCTAACCTAGATTGGAAGTTTGTCGGTATCGTACCTAAAAAGGAAATCCTTGCGACTACCACAGATCTTATTACGACGACCGTGATTGTGAGCATCGTACTGCTACTTGTATTACTCAGCCTCGCTTATGTTATGGCGAAACGCATTGTTAAACCGATAGAGTCTGTGTCCGGCCATTTGCAGGTTATTGCAGAAGGGGAAGGAGACCTTACAGCTCGCATTGAGACCGACTCGAAAGACGAAACTGGTGTACTCTCTAACTGGTTTAATCAGTTTATTCAAAGTACCTGCACCCTGATCTTATCGATCAAACAGTCCACTGTTCGAATGGATTCTGTTGCGACAGAAATGGCGAGTAAGGCACAAGAAGTGGCAAACTCCACAAGCGTTCAACTTGAGTCTATTGATCAGATTGCATCGGCAGGAAAAGAAATGGTGGTGGCGGCAAACGAAGCAGCAGAAAACTGTGAAAATACAGCACGCTTCTCAGATCAAGGTTTGGAAACAACCTTGTCTGGTAAAAAGCTTATTGAAGGCAGTTCGCAAGGTGTGCATCGTCTTGGCGATAAGTTGAAAGAGTCGAATGTGGTTATTAGTGAACTGGAAAAAGAAACTGGCAATATTAATCAAATTCTGTCCACCATTCAGGATATTGCGGAACAGACAAACTTGCTTGCACTCAATGCCGCAATCGAAGCGGCAAGGGCTGGCGAGCAAGGTCGAGGTTTTGCTGTTGTTGCTGACGAAGTGCGCGGATTAGCGAAACGTACTCAGGATTCGACGGAACAAATTGCCAGCATATTAGGGCTGTTGTCTGATCGTACGAAAGAAGCATCGTCTGCGATGGTGTCGAGTTTGACTGAGTCTGAAAGCGCAATTGAACTGTCAACTCAAGCACTGGATGCATTTGATCAGATTGAAGAAGTTGTGAAACAGATGCGGGATATGACGATGCAAACGGCGGCTTCTGCGGAAGAGCAGCGTCTGGTTACAGAAGGGATCAATGAGAATATTTTATCGATCAGTGAGTCGGCGAATACGATCTCAAGTTTGTCGGAAGATGTGGCAGAACTTAGTCAGCAGCAAGATGGACTAAGTCGCGATATTAATACGATGGTTTCGAAGTTCAAGACAGAGTAG
- a CDS encoding DNA-3-methyladenine glycosylase I, with product MGTFTGEDNKQRCSWCSATEQYTQYHDKEWGFPVDDDRRLFEKLCLESFQSGLSWRTILEKRDNFRNAFDNFEIEKMANYTEKDVERLVQDAGIIRHKGKITAVINNAQRAKELIKKEGSLATYFWRFEPEAKAEYETVSTSPESTEISKQLKKMGWKFVGPTTIYSFMQAMGLVNDHHPDCYLKAEIDAIKAQYKRPA from the coding sequence ATGGGAACGTTTACCGGAGAAGACAACAAACAACGCTGCTCTTGGTGCTCTGCCACAGAGCAATACACCCAATATCACGACAAGGAATGGGGCTTTCCCGTCGATGATGATCGAAGGTTATTTGAAAAACTGTGTCTTGAGAGCTTTCAATCTGGATTAAGCTGGCGCACGATTCTCGAAAAGCGAGACAATTTCCGCAATGCCTTTGATAATTTTGAAATAGAGAAGATGGCGAACTACACAGAAAAAGATGTCGAACGACTTGTTCAAGATGCAGGCATCATTCGACACAAAGGCAAGATCACCGCCGTCATTAACAATGCTCAACGCGCCAAAGAACTGATCAAAAAAGAAGGCTCACTTGCCACTTATTTTTGGCGATTTGAGCCAGAAGCTAAAGCCGAATACGAAACCGTCTCTACGTCACCAGAGTCCACCGAAATTTCCAAGCAACTTAAAAAAATGGGATGGAAGTTTGTTGGTCCCACCACCATTTATTCTTTTATGCAGGCAATGGGGTTAGTCAATGACCACCACCCTGACTGTTACCTAAAAGCAGAAATCGACGCAATCAAAGCCCAATACAAACGTCCAGCCTAA
- a CDS encoding glutathione S-transferase family protein, producing MKLIIGNKNYSSWSLRGWLALKLFDVPFEEIQLELFSDEFFSELAKYSPVKKVPVLVDGDISVWDSLSICEYINEQYLEGAGWPSDKGLRAKARSVVAEMHSSYVALRSEMPMNCRARKVLTLSEAAQKDIWNIDSLWAELLSSHKGKFLFGDISLADAFFAPVVYRFNTYGVSLSEASKAYLEAMLALPQMQEWLEGALAEGRVIDSVEVGEPVNN from the coding sequence ATGAAACTCATTATAGGAAATAAAAATTACTCATCGTGGTCTTTACGGGGCTGGTTAGCGCTCAAATTGTTTGATGTCCCATTTGAGGAAATCCAGCTAGAACTCTTTAGTGATGAATTTTTCAGCGAGCTGGCTAAATATTCTCCAGTAAAAAAAGTCCCTGTTCTGGTTGACGGGGATATCAGCGTATGGGATTCCTTGTCTATATGTGAATACATTAATGAGCAGTATCTTGAGGGTGCAGGGTGGCCGTCTGATAAAGGGCTGCGAGCGAAAGCGCGGTCAGTCGTTGCAGAAATGCACTCGAGCTATGTCGCACTAAGAAGTGAGATGCCAATGAACTGTCGCGCACGTAAGGTTCTGACCTTGTCCGAGGCTGCGCAAAAAGACATATGGAACATTGACTCCCTTTGGGCTGAATTGCTGTCGTCACACAAGGGCAAATTTCTATTTGGTGACATTAGTTTGGCGGACGCTTTTTTTGCCCCAGTTGTGTATCGCTTTAACACGTATGGTGTGTCTTTATCTGAAGCCTCAAAAGCCTATTTGGAGGCCATGTTGGCCTTGCCCCAAATGCAAGAATGGCTTGAAGGGGCGTTGGCTGAGGGGCGTGTTATTGATTCTGTGGAAGTGGGCGAGCCGGTGAATAATTGA
- a CDS encoding S41 family peptidase, with translation MLLRSVLAVATLSLMGCNVGSDDDSSGSVADGDCSTSAQNEYVYQQLKTNYLWPETIPSNINSASYSSPETLLNALRYRTYDKYSYITTEAKYNAQSNNEFKAIGIYFKWLVEDGEDVLIVRYTDENSPARLAGVVRGDEIIEIDGMTISEYIKKIEELNYDSWEKVRQGFGNPNDYVFKMRRTDNSEYTVSLIPVTYSTNTVHDLKFFDTSANKVAYFSYKNFSSASRDEFKSAFSQIRANQADALILDLRMNPGGSILTANHLATRIAGAQVSSQTFANFMFSAQRSNENFVYPFKNDEVSDAVANLNTLYVLTSSSTCSASELIINSLKPFIDVKVVGGKTCGKPIGMTGHSFCGNILFPIEFQLTNARNEGGYFSGISPSCEVEDDYAHRFGDENDPLLATALRLSAGESCPTPKPFNRLNRQAATDQSFMIQGEPSQFKENFF, from the coding sequence ATGCTGCTTAGATCGGTTTTGGCTGTCGCGACGCTATCGTTAATGGGATGTAATGTAGGATCGGATGATGATTCATCTGGTTCTGTCGCCGATGGCGACTGCTCTACCTCTGCGCAAAATGAGTATGTCTATCAGCAATTAAAAACAAACTATCTCTGGCCCGAAACAATTCCGAGTAATATTAACTCTGCCTCCTATTCGTCTCCCGAAACACTTTTAAATGCGCTTCGCTATCGCACGTATGATAAATACAGTTATATAACGACGGAAGCAAAATATAATGCTCAATCCAATAACGAATTTAAGGCAATAGGCATCTACTTTAAGTGGTTGGTAGAGGATGGCGAAGATGTGTTGATCGTGCGCTATACCGACGAGAACTCTCCAGCAAGGCTGGCTGGAGTTGTACGAGGGGATGAAATTATCGAAATTGACGGTATGACGATCTCTGAATACATAAAAAAAATTGAAGAACTTAACTATGATTCTTGGGAAAAAGTAAGACAGGGCTTTGGCAATCCAAACGACTATGTTTTTAAAATGAGAAGAACGGATAACAGTGAGTATACCGTCTCTCTAATACCAGTAACCTATTCGACAAACACGGTTCATGATCTCAAGTTTTTTGATACCAGTGCGAATAAAGTTGCCTACTTTTCCTATAAAAATTTCTCTTCCGCGTCCCGAGATGAGTTTAAGAGCGCATTTTCCCAAATCAGGGCGAATCAGGCCGATGCTTTGATTTTAGATCTGCGCATGAATCCCGGTGGTTCAATTTTGACTGCGAATCATCTCGCTACTCGAATAGCAGGCGCACAAGTATCAAGCCAAACATTCGCAAACTTTATGTTTAGTGCGCAGCGCTCGAACGAGAATTTTGTTTATCCTTTTAAAAATGATGAAGTCAGTGACGCGGTTGCTAACCTAAATACGTTGTATGTGTTAACAAGCTCATCAACGTGCTCCGCAAGTGAGTTAATAATTAATAGTCTAAAACCTTTTATTGATGTGAAGGTGGTTGGTGGCAAAACGTGCGGCAAACCCATTGGTATGACAGGTCATTCTTTTTGTGGAAATATTCTTTTCCCTATCGAGTTTCAGCTCACCAATGCTCGAAACGAAGGTGGGTACTTTAGTGGTATTTCGCCAAGTTGCGAAGTCGAGGACGATTATGCTCATAGATTTGGCGATGAAAACGACCCATTGCTGGCGACTGCGCTACGTCTGTCCGCGGGCGAGAGTTGTCCCACGCCCAAGCCATTTAACCGTTTGAATCGACAGGCTGCCACGGATCAATCGTTTATGATTCAGGGCGAGCCTTCGCAATTTAAAGAAAACTTTTTCTAA
- a CDS encoding polyphosphate kinase 2 family protein gives MFYPSQIELELTPPHLDRCNLSNDQFSLKGKSSYHKQLKTWQRSMFVLQQTYYHQHRRAIIVFQGWDASGKGGAIRRLTETLDPRGVKVHSIAAPTELEQGRHYLYRFQQRLPSPGIISIFDRSWYERVLVERVEGFASDYEWQRAYQEINEFERMLIDDGVRIVKVFMHIDQTEQLKRFRERFENPLKHWKLTVEDLRNRDRWSDYERATNDMFRFTSTTHAPWQLIPANKKWYARVSVLKAVCDALAKDVDLTPPTMDKKLVNSMTQLLREER, from the coding sequence ATGTTTTATCCAAGCCAGATTGAATTGGAACTGACTCCACCGCATCTAGATCGATGCAATTTAAGTAACGATCAATTTTCCTTAAAAGGGAAGAGCAGCTATCACAAGCAATTAAAAACGTGGCAGCGCTCGATGTTTGTCTTACAGCAAACTTATTATCACCAACATCGACGTGCGATTATTGTTTTTCAAGGGTGGGATGCCTCAGGGAAAGGAGGAGCCATTCGTCGATTAACAGAAACACTGGACCCAAGAGGCGTGAAAGTTCATTCGATTGCAGCTCCGACTGAATTAGAGCAGGGTCGTCACTATTTGTATCGTTTCCAGCAACGCCTTCCTTCCCCTGGTATTATCTCTATCTTCGATCGCTCTTGGTATGAAAGGGTGCTGGTAGAAAGAGTCGAGGGGTTTGCAAGTGATTATGAGTGGCAGCGCGCGTATCAGGAGATCAATGAGTTCGAGCGTATGTTGATCGATGACGGGGTGCGCATTGTTAAAGTGTTTATGCACATTGATCAAACCGAACAACTAAAGCGTTTTAGAGAGCGTTTCGAAAACCCTTTAAAACATTGGAAGCTAACAGTAGAAGATCTACGCAACCGTGATCGATGGTCAGACTACGAACGAGCCACTAATGATATGTTTCGGTTTACCTCTACCACACATGCGCCATGGCAGCTGATTCCCGCAAATAAAAAATGGTATGCTAGAGTGTCTGTGTTGAAGGCCGTTTGCGATGCGTTAGCGAAAGACGTTGATCTAACACCTCCGACGATGGATAAAAAACTTGTGAATAGTATGACTCAATTATTACGAGAAGAGAGATAA
- a CDS encoding GyrI-like domain-containing protein: protein MQPVYLQEKQVNGLKVRTNNKAEMSSSGKIGGLWGTFFRQIAPHLTPNNPIYGVYCHYESDANGDFDVMAATDVDVVHWVTESDDTQSISIQRGAYLEFPAKGEMPQAVIEAWQAVWSYFEQSDCPYKRAYTTDFEHYQSEHTASVFIAIED from the coding sequence ATGCAACCAGTCTATTTACAAGAGAAGCAGGTCAACGGGCTAAAAGTAAGAACCAACAATAAGGCTGAAATGTCATCAAGTGGAAAAATTGGCGGTTTATGGGGGACTTTTTTTCGTCAAATTGCGCCGCATTTAACGCCGAATAATCCGATCTACGGTGTGTACTGTCATTATGAATCAGATGCAAATGGTGACTTCGATGTCATGGCTGCAACCGATGTCGACGTTGTGCATTGGGTCACCGAAAGCGACGACACGCAATCCATTTCGATTCAGCGAGGCGCTTATCTAGAATTCCCTGCAAAAGGTGAGATGCCACAAGCCGTGATTGAAGCTTGGCAAGCCGTTTGGAGCTACTTTGAGCAATCAGACTGCCCTTACAAAAGAGCGTATACAACCGACTTTGAACACTATCAAAGTGAGCACACTGCCAGTGTTTTTATTGCCATAGAAGATTAA
- a CDS encoding LysR family transcriptional regulator produces the protein MDVDTLRTFIAFIDTGSFTRAAKQTFRTQSAISMQMKKLEEEVGHDLFFKEGRNLALTEQGQQLVSYARRILALHDDALAHFSESMTQPPIIIGCPDDYAESILPSVIRRINAYLPELNIRVVCDCSTELRRKLDAGTVDIAILTRSPEVEEGYLIRHDTGVWVAGEAFEFSRDRAITLALYEPDCKFYSAAIDGLEKQGQDYRILCSTASATAIKALLRENLAISAMASSSVGGNLSVLMDHHLPQLPSVDIVMAVAPIPHALFGTHMAAKICQELFEQKRSRS, from the coding sequence ATGGACGTCGATACGCTTCGCACCTTTATCGCTTTCATTGATACGGGCAGCTTCACCCGCGCGGCGAAGCAGACCTTTCGCACGCAAAGCGCAATCAGCATGCAAATGAAAAAACTGGAAGAAGAAGTCGGCCACGACTTATTCTTTAAAGAAGGGAGAAACTTGGCACTAACGGAACAAGGCCAGCAGCTCGTCAGTTACGCTCGTCGAATACTGGCACTTCATGATGACGCCCTCGCTCATTTTTCAGAAAGCATGACTCAGCCGCCTATTATTATTGGTTGTCCTGATGACTATGCTGAGTCTATTTTGCCCTCAGTCATTCGCAGAATTAACGCGTATTTACCCGAATTAAATATTCGAGTGGTGTGTGATTGTTCTACGGAACTACGCAGAAAGCTGGACGCTGGGACCGTCGATATTGCCATTCTAACTCGATCGCCCGAAGTGGAAGAAGGCTATTTAATACGCCATGACACGGGTGTTTGGGTTGCAGGAGAAGCGTTCGAATTCAGCCGTGATAGAGCGATAACACTGGCGCTCTACGAGCCCGATTGCAAGTTTTACAGCGCTGCTATCGATGGTCTAGAAAAACAAGGTCAGGACTATCGCATTCTATGCAGCACCGCCAGCGCAACCGCTATCAAGGCGCTACTGCGCGAAAACTTAGCAATCAGCGCAATGGCCAGTTCCAGTGTCGGTGGTAATCTTTCTGTGCTTATGGATCATCACCTGCCTCAACTTCCTTCCGTCGACATTGTGATGGCAGTCGCTCCCATTCCACATGCTTTGTTTGGTACACACATGGCGGCAAAAATTTGTCAGGAGCTGTTCGAGCAAAAACGCAGTCGCTCTTAA